One window of the Eucalyptus grandis isolate ANBG69807.140 chromosome 8, ASM1654582v1, whole genome shotgun sequence genome contains the following:
- the LOC108954763 gene encoding pentatricopeptide repeat-containing protein At3g05340-like isoform X1: protein MKSKWVFRRLSSHLSPRTSLPPPLKSQNFRGAPSQASALVLDHVRVSHLLSTCGREGRFHLGSSLHAPIIKNPELHDLGNEDLFGNCLVVWNSLLSMYAKCGDVRGVAKLFDEMPVKDFISRNTLLSGFLRNGEFEMGFGMFKRIWEGGVRGVDKATVTTILSGCDSRELSHVVELMHGIVFRGGFEREIPIGNALITSYFKCGGNGWGMQVFNEMLKRNVISWTAVISGLQQNGFYEDSLKLFMSMRSGSLNPNTLTYLSSIMACAGLQATNLGRQLHSIAWKLGIQSDLLVESALMDMYAKCGSLEDALDLFESAETIDEVSMTVILLGFAKNGFEEEAIQVFLKMVKAGLEIDSNVVSAVLGVFGADTSLGLGKQIHSLIIKRSLFHIPFVGNGLMNMYAKCGDIVESIKMFNRMPSRNLIS, encoded by the coding sequence ATGAAATCGAAATGGGTCTTCCGGAGACTGAGCTCCCACCTCTCTCCTCGGActtccctccctcctccgctcAAATCTCAGAACTTTCGAGGCGCCCCGTCACAAGCTTCTGCTCTTGTGCTCGACCACGTCCGCGTGAGCCACCTTCTGTCCACTTGCGGCAGAGAAGGGCGTTTCCATCTGGGTTCTTCTCTTCACGCGCCCATTATCAAGAACCCGGAGCTCCACGACCTGGGAAATGAGGACCTCTTCGGAAATTGTCTTGTCGTTTGGAACTCTCTCCTCTCGATGTACGCGAAGTGCGGAGACGTGCGGGGTGTCGCTAagctgtttgatgaaatgcctgtGAAAGACTTTATTTCCCGGAACACCCTGTTATCTGGGTTTTTGAGGAACGGGGAGTTTGAGATGGGTTTTGGGATGTTCAAAAGAATCTGGGAAGGGGGTGTTCGAGGTGTGGATAAAGCCACGGTAACCACGATTCTGTCTGGTTGTGATAGCCGCGAGCTTTCTCATGTAGTTGAGTTGATGCATGGCATAGTCTTTAGGGGTGgatttgaaagggaaattcCGATTGGGAATGCTCTGATCACGTCGTATTTCAAATGTGGTGGCAATGGTTGGGGAATGCAGGTTTTTAATGAAATGTTAAAGAGGAATGTAATTAGTTGGACGGCTGTTATCTCTGGCCTTCAACAGAATGGGTTTTATGAGGATAGTTTAAAGTTATTTATGAGCATGCGTAGTGGATCACTCAATCCAAATACTCTCACATACTTAAGCTCCATAATGGCGTGTGCAGGTCTACAAGCAACAAACTTGGGGCGCCAGTTGCATAGCATTGCATGGAAGTTGGGTATTCAGTCAGATTTATTGGTAGAGAGTGCACTGATGGATATGTATGCAAAATGTGGAAGTCTGGAAGATGCATTGGATTTATTCGAGTCTGCAGAGACTATAGATGAGGTTTCTATGACTGTAATTCTTTTAGGTTTTGCAAAAAAtgggtttgaagaagaagctatACAAGTATTTCTGAAAATGGTAAAGGCAGGGTTGGAGATTGATTCTAATGTGGTTTCTGCTGTTCTTGGGGTTTTTGGTGCTGATACTTCTCTAGGTTTAGGTAAACAAATTCACTCTTTGATTATCAAAAGAAGCTTGTTTCATATTCCCTTTGTCGGCAATGGGTTAATGAACATGTATGCGAAGTGTGGAGATATCGTGGAgtcaatcaaaatgtttaatcGGATGCCTTCCAGAAATTTGATCTCATAG
- the LOC108954763 gene encoding mannosylglycoprotein endo-beta-mannosidase-like isoform X2 codes for MPLEGWQILIFEKLSNGYTEEAANPIWQYHKYIPYSKPDKVHDQIKFYGTPKDLDDFCLKTGLRGQFYDQQLDQMAGFYGCCSAAEPIHVQLNLAAYSIEVV; via the exons ATGCCTCTAGAAGGATGGCAAATTCTGATCTTTGAGAAACTTTCAAATGGTTACACTGAAGAAGCTGCCAATCCTATATGGCAATACCATAAGTACATACCATACTCAAAACCAGACAAGGTTCATGATCAAATCAAATTCTATGGTACCCCCAAGGATCTTGATGACTTTTGTTTGAAG ACTGGCCTTAGAGGTCAATTTTATGATCAACAACTTGATCAGATGGCAGGGTTCTACGGCTGCTGTTCAGCTGCAGAGCCAATCCATGTTCAACTCAATCTAGCCGCCTATTCTATTGAG GTTGTTTAA
- the LOC108954763 gene encoding mannosylglycoprotein endo-beta-mannosidase-like isoform X3 translates to MPLEGWQILIFEKLSNGYTEEAANPIWQYHKYIPYSKPDKVHDQIKFYGTPKDLDDFCLKMAGFYGCCSAAEPIHVQLNLAAYSIEVV, encoded by the exons ATGCCTCTAGAAGGATGGCAAATTCTGATCTTTGAGAAACTTTCAAATGGTTACACTGAAGAAGCTGCCAATCCTATATGGCAATACCATAAGTACATACCATACTCAAAACCAGACAAGGTTCATGATCAAATCAAATTCTATGGTACCCCCAAGGATCTTGATGACTTTTGTTTGAAG ATGGCAGGGTTCTACGGCTGCTGTTCAGCTGCAGAGCCAATCCATGTTCAACTCAATCTAGCCGCCTATTCTATTGAG GTTGTTTAA